AGGCGGTAGGCCGGCCGGCTATTTCCCCGCGGCTTCGTCGGGCAGCGGCAGAACCCAGATGTTGCGGTACTGGACGGCGCAGCCGTGGTCCTGGAAGCTGAGGCCGCCCTTCGGGCGCGCACCCTTCAGCTCGAAGTTGTCGTGAATCCTGATGCCGTTGTGGAGCACGGTCACGCGCGGCTTGGCGCCCTGCTTGCCAGCGCGGTACTCGATGTCATAGGTCTGCCACTGGCCCGGCGGCAGCGAGGCGAGGGTGAACCTGAACGGCGGTTTGCCCGGCTCGAGCTGGAGTTCCTCCATCGTGTCGGGGTCCTTATACTTGTAGATGCCGCCGCAGCCGCCGCCGAGATAAGTCTCCATGCCGAAGCTGTCGAGCACCTGGATTTCGTCGCCGTTGGGCAGGAAGACGCCGCTGTTGCCGCGGCCCTGGCTGCGGGCGGCGGGCATGAAGGGGTTCATGAATTCGACGTGGATCTTGAGGCTGCCCTCGAAGGTGCGCTTCGTGCTCATGCCCCCTTTGGGAATCAGGGCGCTGCCGTCGGCGAAGAGCTTCCATTCGGGTTCCTTGCCATCCTTGCTCTTTCGACGGGTCATCTCGTCGGACTGGTTGGGGTCGGGCGGAAGGAGCAGGATGGCGCCCTCGGGCGGCTTGGCGCCGAGGGTGGGCGACTTGCGTTCGACACGCTTGAGTTCCAGGGTGCAGCCCTCGCCGCAGGTGCCCTTGAGCGCGCCGTCGGCCCAGGACGCCTTCCACTCGGTGTCGCCGGCCTTGCCGGCGAAGG
The DNA window shown above is from Planctomycetota bacterium and carries:
- a CDS encoding DUF1080 domain-containing protein, which translates into the protein MHRVVLGMIVCTGMALAGAPEEIKVQGLYEGSCKDAQGEHKIEARLVAQGKQLYKLYIRQDLGEGKLAKPVLDGTTEGEAVTFAGKAGDTEWKASWADGALKGTCGEGCTLELKRVERKSPTLGAKPPEGAILLLPPDPNQSDEMTRRKSKDGKEPEWKLFADGSALIPKGGMSTKRTFEGSLKIHVEFMNPFMPAARSQGRGNSGVFLPNGDEIQVLDSFGMETYLGGGCGGIYKYKDPDTMEELQLEPGKPPFRFTLASLPPGQWQTYDIEYRAGKQGAKPRVTVLHNGIRIHDNFELKGARPKGGLSFQDHGCAVQYRNIWVLPLPDEAAGK